The following coding sequences are from one Plasmodium coatneyi strain Hackeri chromosome 11, complete sequence window:
- a CDS encoding AP2 family, protein MLRTCIMRSHPVRTVTKRNIYTANREQISHRNISNLVLCYAQPQSPFGHTFLSQKKFFGVKRVVQKRKYMLKLIQPHQEKFDAEKYKTFLEKENLREKIDVNNINIDNEKEVELYENYLLNYKYNKREVEKNAPLPLSLLSSSFIRRTIYSNREHVLKNLKNINWKKYCCNVKGVRWHASGAWRVYFSKRNYQHNFFVKCDCYFRVSIYGFEKSKELAVRYRKRLEYEYILLMKRWKEIEMENAKKRKMIKEFKKNNRNFDQEEDSEQNDDEGYYKENSKRQDVNY, encoded by the exons ATGCTTAGAACATGTATTATGCGCAGTCATCCGGTTCGTACAGTCACTAAGAGAAACATCTATACAGCAAACAGGGAGCAGATATCACACAGGAACATTTCCAACTTAGTGTTATGTTATGCACAGCCGCAGTCACCATTTGGACATACATTTCTcagtcaaaaaaaattcttcggGGTAAAAAGAGTTGTTCAGAAAAGAA AGTACATGCTAAAATTAATACAACCACACCAGGAAAAGTTTGACGcggaaaaatacaaaacctttctggaaaaggaaaacctaCGTGAAAAAATTGACGTAAACAACATCAACATCGacaatgaaaaggaagttgaattatatgaaaattatttactaaattataaatacaacaaaagggaagttGAAAAGAATGCACCCCTGCCGTTGTCCCTGTTGTCATCTTCCTTCATAAGAAGAACCATTTACTCTAACAGGGAACACgttttaaagaatttaaaaaacattAACTGGAAAAAGTATTGTTGCAATGTCAAAGGTGTGAGGTGGCATGCTAGTGGGGCATGGCGCGTCTACTTCTCTAAGAGAAATTACcagcataatttttttgtcaaatgTGACTGCTATTTTCGAGTGAGTATTTACGgttttgaaaaaagcaaagaacTCGCCGTTCGGTATAGGAAGAGGTTGGAGTATGAGTACATATTGCTCATGAAGCGCTGGAAGGAAATCGAAAt GGAAAATgctaaaaagagaaaaatgataaaagaGTTCAAAAAGAATAACCGGAACTTTGATCAGGAAGAAGATAGTGAACAAAATGACGACGAAGGGTACTACAAAGAAAATTCAAAACGCCAAGACGTAAACTATTAA